From the genome of Ctenopharyngodon idella isolate HZGC_01 chromosome 23, HZGC01, whole genome shotgun sequence, one region includes:
- the otulina gene encoding OTU deubiquitinase with linear linkage specificity a, with protein sequence MSWVKSVASSEDVFDEDVDDISLQNKEWKYNMEKRAKDGFRDGIHAGKEASLQAGFNMGYIEGATKMTVIGQLKGIMSAVQCWCQAQLPGSPALASVTDLLQRLEAHEDGLVEAMRKAQQKPLPSVTEMVDDLEDLNVEQRNQGGESRCSKNGDCCGRDGTNNDCCGNARGVSEDSTRILSHGSFPTTQSFKQLLQCCLDLVTELGLPEELKLHIQQLIDT encoded by the exons ATGTCGTGGGTGAAATCAGTGGCGTCTAGTGAGGATGTTTTTGACGAGGATGTAGATGATATAAGTCTGCAGAACAAAGAATGGAAATACAACATGGAAAAACGCGCAAAG GATGGTTTCAGAGATGGCATTCATGCAGGGAAAGAAGCGTCACTACAGGCTGGTTTCAACATGGGATACATAGAAGGAGCCACTAAAATGACAGTCATCGGTCAGCTCAAAGGAATCATGAG TGCCGTGCAATGCTGGTGTCAGGCTCAGCTGCCCGGAAGCCCAGCTTTAGCGTCTGTTACCGATCTGCTCCAGAGATTGGAGGCGCATGAGGACGGGCTGGTGGAGGCCATGAGAAAAGCCCAACAGAAGCCTCTACCTAGTGTGACCGAAATGGTGGATGACTTGGAGGACCTAAATGTGGAGCAAAGGAACCAGGGTGGAGAATCTAGATGCTCAAAAAATGGGGACTGTTGTGGGAGAGATGGAACGAACAATGATTGCTGTGGTAATGCCAGAGGCGTGAGTGAAGATTCAACAAGGATTCTTTCCCATGGTTCTTTCCCCACAACGCAGAGTTTCAAACAGTTGCTGCAGTGCTGCTTGGACCTAGTAACAGAACTGGGGCTTCCTGAAGAACTAAAACTTCACATTCAGCAGCTCATAGACACTTGA